Genomic segment of Gemmatimonadaceae bacterium:
AAGCGGAACGCGCGTTCGGCGAAGGTGTCTGAGGTGACCATCAAGGGTGGAAGCGTAGCGGAATGATCGAGGCGAAAACTGGCGCTTGGTGACAAGGACCTTGCTGACCTGGCGTCAGTCGCGCCGTGGGCCGACGCGGTGGAAATGTCATTCGTGCAGCGTGAGGACGACATTCTGAGTCTGCACCGCGCACTACGGGAGCTTGGCAGGGAGGACCTCGGAGTCGTACTCAAGATCGAGAAGCAGCGGGCGTTCGACGAGCTACCTCGGCTTCTTCTTGCGGCGATGCGCCAGCGAAAGTGCGGCGTGATGATCGCGC
This window contains:
- a CDS encoding pyruvate kinase, producing MALGDKDLADLASVAPWADAVEMSFVQREDDILSLHRALRELGREDLGVVLKIEKQRAFDELPRLLLAAMRQRKCGVMIARGDLAVETGVF